One segment of Streptomyces sp. NA02950 DNA contains the following:
- a CDS encoding ferredoxin: MGDRWQIEVDRGVCVGSGLCASTAPGGFRLDTARQAHPVAAEADASEAVLAAAEGCPVEAIAIRLRDGGEQVFPPDE, from the coding sequence ATGGGCGACCGCTGGCAGATCGAGGTGGACCGCGGCGTCTGTGTCGGCTCCGGTCTGTGCGCGAGCACCGCGCCCGGCGGATTCCGGCTGGACACCGCCCGGCAGGCGCATCCGGTGGCGGCGGAGGCCGACGCGTCCGAGGCGGTGCTCGCGGCGGCCGAGGGCTGCCCGGTCGAGGCCATCGCCATCCGGCTGCGCGACGGTGGCGAACAGGTCTTTCCGCCGGACGAGTAG
- a CDS encoding LuxR C-terminal-related transcriptional regulator — protein sequence MIRVLLVHDSCLLRSALATLIRAEPGIDVTASSWRDARSRARSLQPHVCVMDTDCTGYDGPGRRGELKKIVSAASGDHGACELLVLATAGRPGPLRRAHEAQALGYIDKDAPPQRLLDGIRQVANKQRFVDDSLGYGFLQAAEIPLTQRELGVLSLAAGGASIAEIARTLHLSNGTIRNYLAAITRKTGARNRVDAIRISHAEGWV from the coding sequence GTGATACGGGTACTTCTGGTGCACGACTCGTGCCTGCTGCGATCCGCGCTGGCGACGCTGATACGGGCTGAACCGGGCATCGACGTGACCGCGTCCTCCTGGCGTGACGCGCGTAGCAGAGCGCGCTCCTTACAACCCCATGTGTGCGTCATGGACACCGACTGCACCGGCTACGACGGGCCCGGCCGCAGAGGGGAGCTGAAGAAGATCGTGAGCGCCGCCTCCGGCGACCACGGTGCGTGCGAACTCCTGGTCCTGGCCACCGCGGGGCGTCCCGGCCCGCTGCGCCGCGCCCATGAGGCGCAGGCCCTCGGCTACATCGACAAGGACGCCCCGCCGCAGCGGCTGCTGGACGGCATCCGGCAGGTGGCCAACAAGCAGCGGTTCGTCGACGACTCGCTCGGCTACGGCTTTCTCCAGGCGGCCGAGATCCCGCTGACCCAGCGTGAACTGGGGGTGCTCTCGCTCGCCGCCGGCGGCGCCTCGATCGCCGAGATCGCCCGGACCCTCCATCTGTCCAACGGGACGATCCGCAACTACCTGGCCGCGATCACCCGGAAGACCGGGGCGCGCAATCGCGTGGACGCCATCCGCATCTCGCACGCCGAGGGCTGGGTCTGA
- a CDS encoding TetR family transcriptional regulator, with translation MTAEVKPAPLQLTERQEARRRRILHASARLASRGGFDAVQMREVAENSGVALGTLYRYFPSKVHLLVATMQDQLQHMHEALRKRPPTDGDPAARVAQTLMRAFRALQREPHLADAMVRALTFADRSVSPEVDTVSRLTTAIILDAMGLERPPTPEQLSAVRVIEHTWHSALITWLSGRASIAQVKIDIETVCRLIDLTAPTPSH, from the coding sequence ATGACCGCAGAAGTCAAGCCAGCCCCCTTGCAGCTGACCGAGCGGCAGGAGGCACGCCGCCGCCGCATCCTGCACGCCAGCGCCCGGCTGGCCAGTCGCGGCGGCTTCGACGCGGTCCAGATGCGCGAGGTGGCCGAGAACTCCGGTGTTGCGCTCGGCACCCTCTACCGCTACTTCCCCTCCAAGGTCCATCTGCTGGTCGCGACCATGCAGGACCAGCTCCAGCACATGCACGAGGCGCTCCGCAAACGCCCGCCGACGGACGGGGACCCGGCAGCCCGGGTCGCCCAGACCCTGATGCGCGCCTTCCGTGCGCTCCAGCGCGAACCTCATCTGGCCGACGCCATGGTCCGGGCGCTCACCTTCGCCGACCGGTCGGTGAGCCCGGAGGTGGACACGGTCTCCCGGCTCACCACCGCGATCATCCTCGACGCGATGGGGCTGGAGAGGCCGCCGACGCCGGAGCAGCTCTCCGCCGTCCGCGTCATCGAGCACACCTGGCACTCGGCACTGATCACCTGGCTTTCGGGGCGTGCCTCGATCGCCCAGGTGAAGATCGACATCGAGACGGTGTGCCGTCTGATCGACCTCACGGCTCCCACCCCGTCCCACTGA
- a CDS encoding glycosyltransferase family 4 protein: protein MTAEAAQEIGPDPLRVEPPTATDRPLRIALLSYKGNPFCGGQGVYVRHLSRELARLGHTVEVIGAQPYPVVDTREGVTLTELPSLDLYRQPDPFRTPRPAEYRDWIDALEVCTMWTGGFPEPLTFSLRARRHLAARRGDFDVIHDNQTLGYGLLGLERIGLPLVTTIHHPITVDRQLELDAAEGWKRRASVRRWYGFTRMQKRVARRLPSVLTVSGSSRREIVDHLGVHPGRVHVVHIGADTELFSPDPAVPEIPGRVVTTSSADVPLKGLVYLVEALAKVRTEHPEAHLVVVGKRPEQGPVATAIARYGLEGAVEFVKGISDGELVDLVRGAQVACVPSLYEGFSLPAAEAMATGTPLVATTGGAIPEVAGADGETCLAVPPGDAGALAASLVRLLDDAGLRRRLGAAGRQRVLRRFTWEQAARGTAEHYRAAIGARGPATRAGR from the coding sequence GTGACCGCAGAGGCCGCGCAGGAGATCGGGCCCGACCCACTTCGAGTGGAGCCCCCCACCGCCACCGACCGGCCGCTGCGCATCGCGCTGCTCAGCTACAAGGGGAACCCCTTCTGCGGCGGCCAGGGCGTCTATGTCCGCCATCTCTCCCGGGAGTTGGCCCGGCTCGGCCACACCGTCGAGGTCATCGGCGCCCAGCCGTACCCGGTGGTGGACACCCGGGAGGGGGTGACCCTCACCGAGCTGCCGAGCCTCGACCTCTACCGCCAGCCCGATCCGTTCCGCACCCCGCGGCCGGCCGAGTACCGGGACTGGATCGACGCCCTGGAGGTCTGCACCATGTGGACCGGCGGCTTCCCCGAGCCGCTCACCTTCAGCCTGCGCGCCCGCCGCCATCTGGCCGCCCGCCGCGGCGACTTCGACGTGATCCACGACAACCAGACCCTCGGCTACGGGCTGCTGGGGCTGGAGCGGATCGGCCTCCCCCTGGTGACCACCATCCACCACCCCATCACCGTGGACCGCCAACTCGAACTGGACGCCGCCGAGGGCTGGAAGCGCCGTGCCTCGGTGCGCCGCTGGTACGGCTTCACCCGGATGCAGAAGCGGGTGGCCCGGCGGCTGCCCTCGGTGCTCACCGTCTCCGGCTCCTCCCGCCGCGAGATAGTCGACCACCTCGGGGTGCACCCGGGGCGGGTCCATGTGGTGCACATCGGCGCGGACACCGAGCTGTTCTCGCCCGACCCGGCCGTCCCGGAGATCCCCGGGCGCGTCGTCACCACCTCCAGCGCGGACGTCCCGCTCAAGGGGCTGGTGTATCTCGTCGAGGCCCTCGCCAAGGTCCGCACCGAGCACCCCGAAGCCCATCTGGTCGTCGTCGGCAAACGCCCCGAGCAGGGCCCGGTGGCCACCGCCATCGCCCGCTACGGACTCGAGGGTGCCGTCGAGTTCGTCAAGGGCATCAGCGACGGTGAGCTGGTGGACCTGGTGCGCGGCGCCCAGGTCGCCTGTGTGCCCTCCCTCTACGAGGGGTTCTCGCTGCCCGCCGCCGAGGCCATGGCCACCGGCACCCCGCTGGTCGCCACCACCGGCGGGGCGATCCCCGAGGTCGCGGGCGCCGACGGGGAGACCTGCCTCGCCGTACCGCCCGGGGACGCCGGGGCGCTCGCCGCCTCCCTGGTCCGGCTGCTGGACGACGCCGGCCTCAGACGCCGACTCGGCGCGGCCGGACGCCAGCGGGTGCTGCGGCGGTTCACCTGGGAACAGGCCGCCCGCGGCACCGCCGAGCACTACCGCGCGGCCATCGGCGCGCGCGGCCCCGCCACCCGCGCCGGGCGCTGA
- a CDS encoding class I SAM-dependent methyltransferase, whose protein sequence is MLTVDFSRFPLAPGDRVLDLGCGAGRHAFECYRRGARVVALDRNGDEIREVAQWFAAMKEAGEAPAGATATAMEGDALALPFPDDSFDVVIISEVMEHIPDDKGVLAEMVRVLRPGGRIAVTVPRYGPEKVCWALSDEYHEVEGGHIRIYRADQLLERMREAGLRPYGSHHAHALHSPYWWLKCAFGVDNDKALPVRAYHKLLVWDIMKKPLATRVAERALNPLIGKSFVAYATKPHTPGDTGTPLEGA, encoded by the coding sequence GTGCTGACCGTCGATTTCTCCCGCTTCCCGCTCGCCCCCGGCGATCGTGTCCTCGACCTGGGCTGTGGCGCAGGACGGCATGCCTTCGAGTGCTACCGGCGCGGTGCGCGGGTCGTCGCCCTGGACCGCAACGGCGACGAGATACGCGAGGTCGCCCAGTGGTTCGCCGCCATGAAGGAGGCCGGAGAGGCCCCCGCCGGTGCCACCGCGACCGCCATGGAGGGCGACGCGCTCGCCCTGCCCTTTCCCGACGACAGCTTCGACGTGGTCATCATCTCCGAGGTGATGGAGCACATCCCGGACGACAAGGGCGTACTCGCCGAGATGGTGCGGGTGCTGCGGCCCGGCGGCCGGATCGCCGTCACCGTGCCGCGCTACGGCCCGGAGAAGGTGTGCTGGGCGCTGTCGGACGAGTACCACGAGGTGGAGGGCGGCCACATCCGCATCTACCGCGCCGACCAGCTCCTGGAGCGGATGCGCGAGGCCGGGCTGCGGCCGTACGGCAGCCACCACGCGCACGCCCTGCACAGTCCCTACTGGTGGCTCAAGTGCGCCTTCGGCGTGGACAACGACAAAGCGCTGCCCGTGCGGGCGTACCACAAGCTGCTGGTCTGGGACATCATGAAGAAGCCACTGGCCACCCGGGTCGCCGAACGGGCGCTGAACCCGCTGATCGGCAAGAGCTTCGTGGCGTACGCGACCAAGCCGCACACCCCCGGCGACACCGGCACCCCGCTGGAGGGGGCGTGA
- a CDS encoding prenyltransferase, translated as MAYGPRPGGPSPGPRTERLALPGVLTAEETLHTIRAIAAVQRADGAIPWFRGHHLDPWDHIEAAMALDVAGEHERAEAAYRWLADHQNADGSWYAAYPDTPDGVAATAPTDRGRETNFCAYVAVGVWHHYLATGDDVFLDRMWPTVFRAVEFVLGLQQSGGQIGWRRNEDGSPDTDALLTGSSSVYQALRCALAIAEHREEPQPDWELSAGMLGHALRHHPERFLDKNRYSMDWYYPVLGGALTGAAAKERIEAGWDRFVVPGLGVRCVHPNPWITGGESCELAIALWAMGESDRAVDILRWLHPRLRAEDGMYWTGYVFEDDAIWPEERTTWTAGSLVLAVAALGGDEATTAVFGGESLPRGLDSDCCR; from the coding sequence ATGGCGTACGGCCCCCGACCCGGCGGCCCGAGCCCCGGCCCCCGGACCGAACGGCTCGCGCTGCCCGGGGTGCTGACCGCCGAGGAGACCCTCCACACGATCCGCGCGATCGCCGCCGTGCAGCGCGCGGACGGCGCCATCCCGTGGTTCCGCGGCCACCACCTCGACCCGTGGGACCACATCGAGGCCGCGATGGCGCTGGACGTGGCGGGCGAGCACGAGCGCGCCGAGGCCGCCTACCGCTGGCTCGCCGACCACCAGAACGCGGACGGCTCCTGGTACGCGGCCTACCCCGACACCCCCGACGGGGTGGCCGCCACCGCGCCCACCGACCGCGGCCGCGAGACCAACTTCTGCGCCTATGTGGCCGTCGGCGTCTGGCACCACTACCTGGCCACCGGCGACGATGTGTTCCTCGACCGGATGTGGCCCACCGTCTTCCGCGCCGTCGAGTTCGTCCTCGGCCTCCAGCAGAGCGGCGGCCAGATCGGCTGGCGCAGGAACGAGGACGGCAGCCCGGACACCGACGCCCTGCTGACCGGCTCCTCCTCCGTCTACCAGGCCCTGCGCTGCGCCCTGGCCATCGCCGAGCACCGCGAGGAGCCCCAGCCCGACTGGGAGCTGTCGGCCGGAATGCTGGGCCACGCCCTACGCCATCACCCCGAGCGGTTCCTGGACAAGAACCGCTACTCGATGGACTGGTACTACCCGGTTCTCGGCGGCGCCCTCACCGGTGCCGCCGCCAAGGAACGCATCGAGGCCGGCTGGGACCGCTTCGTGGTGCCGGGGCTCGGTGTGCGCTGTGTGCACCCCAACCCCTGGATCACCGGCGGCGAGAGCTGTGAACTCGCCATCGCGCTCTGGGCGATGGGCGAGTCCGACCGCGCGGTGGACATCCTCCGGTGGCTCCACCCCCGGCTGCGTGCCGAGGACGGGATGTACTGGACCGGCTATGTCTTCGAGGACGACGCGATCTGGCCCGAGGAGCGCACCACCTGGACCGCCGGGTCGCTGGTGCTGGCCGTGGCGGCGCTGGGCGGTGACGAGGCGACCACGGCCGTCTTCGGCGGTGAGTCCCTGCCCAGGGGGCTGGACTCCGACTGCTGCCGCTGA
- a CDS encoding LLM class F420-dependent oxidoreductase: protein MRLGLALGYWGRGPDPRHPELAREADRLGYHSVWTAESWGSDAFTPLTWIAAHTSRIRLGTAVAQMAARTPTATAMQALTLDHLSGGRMMLGLGLSGPQVVEGWYGRPFPASPLTATREYVDVIRQVLRREAPVRLEGRHHPLPYTGPDATGIGKPLKPIVHPLRPDLPVLLGAEGPKNIAQTVRIADGWLPLYWSPLRTELYAAALAEAREGFMVAAMAQVRVCQDIAEGLRPVKAMLGFYIGGMGHAARNFHADLMARLGYGHEARRVQELFLAGRRAEAIDAVPDAFADEISLVGPKERIAERLEMWRSGPVTDLLALSPDDETLRVLAELTS from the coding sequence ATGCGGCTCGGCCTGGCACTCGGCTACTGGGGCCGCGGCCCCGACCCCCGCCATCCGGAACTGGCCCGGGAGGCCGACCGGTTGGGATACCACTCGGTGTGGACCGCCGAGTCCTGGGGCTCGGACGCCTTCACCCCGCTGACCTGGATCGCCGCGCACACCAGCCGGATCCGGCTGGGCACGGCGGTGGCGCAGATGGCCGCCCGTACCCCGACCGCCACCGCGATGCAGGCGCTCACCCTGGACCATCTCTCCGGCGGGCGGATGATGCTCGGCCTCGGACTGTCCGGGCCGCAGGTGGTGGAGGGCTGGTACGGACGGCCGTTCCCCGCCAGTCCGCTGACCGCCACCCGTGAGTACGTCGACGTCATCCGGCAGGTGCTGCGCCGGGAGGCACCGGTGCGGCTCGAGGGGCGCCACCACCCGCTGCCGTACACCGGTCCTGACGCCACCGGGATCGGCAAGCCGCTCAAGCCGATCGTCCATCCGCTCCGCCCCGATCTGCCCGTACTGCTCGGCGCCGAGGGGCCCAAGAACATCGCGCAGACGGTGCGGATCGCCGACGGCTGGCTGCCGCTGTACTGGTCGCCGCTGCGCACGGAGCTGTACGCGGCGGCGCTCGCCGAGGCGCGCGAGGGCTTCATGGTGGCGGCGATGGCGCAGGTGCGGGTCTGCCAGGACATCGCGGAGGGACTGAGACCGGTCAAGGCGATGCTCGGCTTCTACATCGGCGGTATGGGCCACGCGGCACGTAACTTCCACGCCGATCTGATGGCGCGGCTCGGTTACGGCCACGAGGCGCGGCGGGTCCAGGAGCTGTTTCTCGCGGGCCGCCGCGCCGAGGCGATCGACGCGGTGCCGGACGCGTTCGCCGACGAGATCTCCCTCGTCGGCCCGAAGGAACGGATCGCGGAGCGGCTGGAGATGTGGCGCTCGGGTCCGGTCACGGATCTGCTGGCGCTCTCGCCGGACGACGAGACACTGCGGGTGCTGGCCGAGCTCACTAGCTGA
- a CDS encoding DUF5336 domain-containing protein, whose amino-acid sequence MNIRSLTRGDGVVIGAAVLLFIASFLEFYSADCDGPYCDKLDLPNAWDMDKLLITLPAVFLIGLIGAGLVVAGRFQPETRKISGLTLSQWGAGFVVVSAWNSLWSLIATPDGGSVGVGAILALLATLAMAAAVIATPRVPALAAPLMAGGPAAPSPYGHQPPQPGYGYPGPGAQAGAPAPFGAQPGQPQPGGQPFGGQPGPAAPAPAPAGGGDFSPFWFAVPVARPLYAEDGSSNTIAELAPGTWYLAVEQRGQALVAQTQDGRRGVLQDTTGIQRG is encoded by the coding sequence TTGAACATCCGCTCGCTCACTCGAGGCGACGGCGTGGTGATCGGAGCAGCGGTGTTGCTCTTCATCGCCTCCTTCCTCGAGTTCTACTCAGCCGATTGCGACGGCCCCTACTGCGACAAGCTCGACCTGCCGAACGCGTGGGACATGGACAAGCTCCTGATCACGCTCCCCGCGGTGTTCCTGATCGGTCTGATCGGCGCGGGGCTGGTCGTCGCCGGGCGCTTCCAGCCGGAAACCCGTAAGATCAGCGGGCTCACCCTCAGCCAGTGGGGCGCGGGCTTCGTCGTGGTGTCCGCGTGGAACTCGCTCTGGAGCCTCATCGCCACCCCGGACGGGGGGAGCGTGGGCGTCGGTGCGATCCTCGCACTGCTGGCCACCCTCGCCATGGCGGCGGCGGTCATCGCGACCCCCCGCGTCCCGGCCCTGGCCGCACCGCTGATGGCCGGCGGTCCGGCGGCTCCGTCCCCGTACGGCCACCAGCCCCCGCAGCCCGGTTACGGCTACCCGGGCCCGGGTGCCCAGGCCGGCGCCCCGGCGCCGTTCGGTGCGCAGCCCGGTCAGCCGCAGCCCGGTGGCCAGCCGTTCGGCGGCCAGCCCGGTCCGGCGGCTCCGGCCCCGGCCCCGGCCGGTGGCGGCGACTTCTCGCCGTTCTGGTTCGCCGTGCCGGTGGCCCGTCCGCTGTACGCCGAGGACGGTTCGTCGAACACCATCGCCGAACTGGCCCCCGGCACCTGGTACCTCGCGGTCGAGCAGCGTGGTCAGGCGCTGGTCGCCCAGACCCAGGACGGCCGTCGCGGCGTCCTCCAGGACACCACGGGGATCCAGCGCGGCTGA
- a CDS encoding N-acetylmuramoyl-L-alanine amidase codes for MSYGSFPPAPGRRGGTLAVVLAALIPVCCAGWLLWSHLGGSDPEGGGGRAGGSGTPTASSTSSPPPSSRPPSSPGPGTAPGTAPDTALKGKVVVIDPGHNPNNRDHPAQIARRVDIGTNKKECDTTGTATNSGYAEASFTLDVARRARALLEARGATVKFTQDGKTAYGPCVDERAEIGNKAQADAVVSVHADGAGPGERGFHIILPKGVHGGGADTSAITKPSRRLGERLLDSFTRETGSEPADYVGDGSGLNVRGDLGGLNLSTVPKVFIECGNMRDAKDAAHLTDAHWRERAARGIAQGITDFLNG; via the coding sequence GTGTCCTACGGCAGCTTTCCTCCCGCACCCGGCCGTCGCGGCGGCACCCTGGCCGTCGTCCTGGCCGCCCTGATCCCCGTGTGCTGCGCGGGCTGGCTGCTGTGGAGCCACCTGGGCGGCTCGGACCCGGAGGGGGGCGGCGGACGCGCGGGCGGCTCCGGTACGCCCACGGCGTCGTCCACCTCGTCCCCGCCGCCGTCGTCCCGGCCGCCCTCCTCCCCCGGACCGGGCACCGCGCCGGGCACCGCACCGGACACCGCGCTCAAGGGGAAGGTCGTGGTGATCGACCCGGGTCACAATCCGAACAACCGCGACCACCCCGCACAGATCGCCCGCCGCGTGGACATCGGCACCAACAAGAAGGAATGCGACACCACCGGGACGGCGACCAACTCCGGTTACGCCGAGGCGTCGTTCACCCTCGATGTCGCGCGCCGTGCCCGCGCCCTGCTCGAAGCCCGCGGCGCCACGGTGAAGTTCACCCAGGACGGCAAGACGGCGTACGGACCGTGTGTCGACGAGCGCGCCGAGATCGGCAACAAGGCCCAGGCGGACGCCGTCGTCTCCGTCCACGCCGACGGCGCGGGCCCCGGGGAGCGCGGCTTCCACATCATCCTGCCCAAGGGGGTGCACGGCGGGGGCGCCGACACCTCGGCCATCACCAAACCCTCCCGCCGTCTCGGGGAACGGCTGCTCGACTCGTTCACCAGGGAGACCGGCAGCGAACCGGCCGACTACGTCGGAGACGGCAGCGGGTTGAACGTTCGGGGAGATCTCGGCGGTCTCAATCTCTCCACCGTTCCCAAGGTGTTCATCGAATGCGGCAACATGCGCGACGCGAAGGACGCGGCGCATCTCACCGACGCACACTGGCGGGAGCGGGCGGCGCGCGGTATCGCACAGGGCATTACGGACTTCTTGAACGGGTAG
- a CDS encoding class I SAM-dependent methyltransferase, which yields MPVDEGLALYAAAHQAATALRLPLVEVGTYCGRSTILLADAARAAGTVAVTVDHHRGSEEQQPGWEYHDPEVVDPEVGRMDTLPTFRRTLHAAGLEDHVIAVVGRSPRAASVWGRQVGLVFIDGGHTDEHATADYEGWAPHVAPGGLLVVHDVFPDPADGGQAPYRIYRRALESGAFTEVSATRSLRVLRRTAGPLEGGAPGA from the coding sequence ATGCCCGTCGACGAGGGGCTCGCCCTGTACGCCGCCGCCCACCAGGCGGCCACCGCGCTGCGGCTGCCCCTCGTCGAGGTCGGCACCTACTGCGGGCGCTCCACCATCCTGCTGGCCGACGCCGCCCGTGCGGCGGGCACGGTCGCCGTCACCGTCGACCACCACCGCGGCTCCGAGGAGCAGCAGCCCGGCTGGGAGTACCACGACCCGGAGGTCGTCGACCCCGAGGTGGGGCGGATGGACACGCTGCCCACCTTCCGCCGTACCCTGCACGCCGCGGGTCTGGAGGACCACGTCATCGCGGTCGTCGGCCGCTCCCCGCGGGCCGCGTCGGTCTGGGGACGGCAGGTGGGGCTGGTGTTCATCGACGGCGGCCACACCGACGAGCACGCCACCGCCGACTACGAGGGCTGGGCGCCGCATGTCGCTCCCGGCGGGCTGCTGGTCGTGCACGACGTCTTCCCGGACCCGGCCGACGGCGGCCAGGCGCCGTACCGTATCTACCGCCGCGCGCTGGAGTCCGGCGCCTTCACCGAGGTCTCCGCGACCCGCTCGCTGCGGGTGCTGCGCCGCACCGCCGGGCCGCTGGAGGGCGGCGCCCCCGGCGCATAA
- a CDS encoding MFS transporter encodes MGAHTPYPESSATERTTGPAPATSPPAARAAPPVWSVLLAACAGQFLVVLDVSVVNVALPAMRSSLGLGETGLQWVVNAYVLTFAGFLLLGGRAADLFGRKRVFLLGLGLFTAASLAGGLAQEPWQLIAARAVQGVGAAVVSPATLTILTTTFPHGSARTRAIGTWTAVGAGGGAAGGLVGGLLTEYLSWRWVLLVNVPVGVLVLVAGAVWLAESRSGAVRRLDIPGAVLVTAGLAALAYGIVQTESYGWGAAASLAPLLAGLALLGAFLAVEARTREPLMPLRLFRVRSVTAANAAMTVFGAGMFAMWYFMSLYLQNVLHYSPVKAGLAFLPYSLSIVLGSKLAPRLMARFDGKTVAMVGGTLVVAGFAWQSRMDADGTFLGTVLGPAVVMSLGSGLLMTPLAAAATSGATPSEAGLVSGLVNTSRQMGGALGLSVLATVAAERISAARGDGDTADQALAAGYAQAFTVATGIIAVSTVLIAVTLPRTSAVTAGPGGEGTDRPA; translated from the coding sequence ATGGGCGCTCATACTCCTTACCCGGAATCGTCGGCCACCGAACGCACCACCGGTCCCGCTCCCGCCACCTCCCCGCCCGCGGCGCGGGCCGCGCCACCGGTCTGGTCGGTGCTGCTCGCCGCCTGCGCCGGTCAGTTCCTCGTGGTGCTCGACGTCTCCGTCGTCAACGTTGCGCTGCCGGCGATGCGTTCGTCGCTGGGGCTCGGCGAGACCGGCCTCCAGTGGGTCGTCAACGCCTATGTGCTCACCTTCGCGGGCTTCCTGCTGCTCGGCGGGCGCGCGGCGGACCTCTTCGGACGCAAGCGGGTGTTCCTGCTGGGCCTCGGCCTGTTCACCGCCGCCAGCCTGGCGGGCGGGCTGGCACAGGAACCGTGGCAGCTGATCGCGGCGCGCGCCGTACAGGGCGTGGGTGCCGCGGTGGTCTCCCCCGCCACGCTCACCATCCTCACCACCACCTTCCCGCACGGTTCGGCCCGCACCCGGGCCATCGGCACCTGGACCGCGGTCGGTGCGGGCGGGGGAGCGGCGGGCGGGCTGGTCGGCGGACTGCTCACCGAGTATCTGTCCTGGCGCTGGGTGCTGCTGGTCAATGTGCCGGTGGGCGTCCTGGTCCTGGTGGCGGGCGCGGTGTGGCTGGCCGAGAGCCGGTCCGGCGCCGTGCGCCGGCTCGACATACCGGGTGCGGTGCTCGTCACGGCGGGGCTCGCGGCCCTCGCGTACGGCATCGTCCAGACCGAGTCGTACGGCTGGGGCGCGGCCGCCTCGCTGGCCCCGCTGCTGGCCGGACTGGCGCTGCTCGGCGCCTTCCTGGCCGTGGAGGCCCGTACCCGGGAGCCGCTGATGCCGCTGCGGCTGTTCCGGGTCCGTTCGGTGACGGCGGCGAACGCGGCGATGACGGTGTTCGGCGCCGGGATGTTCGCCATGTGGTATTTCATGTCGCTCTACTTGCAGAACGTGTTGCACTACAGCCCGGTCAAGGCCGGTCTCGCCTTTCTTCCCTACTCCCTGTCGATCGTCCTCGGATCGAAGCTGGCGCCCCGGCTGATGGCGCGGTTCGACGGGAAGACGGTCGCGATGGTGGGCGGCACCCTGGTGGTGGCCGGTTTCGCCTGGCAGAGCCGGATGGACGCGGACGGCACCTTCCTCGGCACGGTCCTGGGCCCGGCCGTGGTGATGTCGCTGGGATCGGGGCTGCTGATGACCCCGCTGGCCGCCGCGGCCACGTCGGGGGCGACGCCGTCCGAGGCCGGTCTGGTGTCCGGCCTGGTCAACACCTCCCGGCAGATGGGCGGTGCGCTGGGCCTGAGTGTGCTGGCGACGGTGGCGGCCGAGCGGATCTCGGCCGCGCGCGGCGACGGGGACACCGCGGACCAGGCGCTCGCCGCGGGCTACGCCCAGGCGTTCACCGTGGCCACCGGGATCATCGCGGTGTCCACGGTGCTGATCGCGGTGACACTGCCGCGTACGTCCGCCGTCACCGCGGGGCCGGGCGGTGAGGGCACGGACCGCCCGGCGTAG
- a CDS encoding response regulator transcription factor — translation MIKLLLAEDQGMMRGALALLLGLEVDFEIVAQVGDGDEIVPRALETRPDVALLDIELPGRSGLDAAADLRQALPDCQVLILTTFGRPGYLRRAMEAGAAGFLVKDGPVEELAVAVRRVLAGERVIDPGLAAAALSAGPNPLTRRERDVLTAAVDGATVADIAAKVHLSPATVRNYLSSAIGKTQTRNRMEAVRAARQNGWL, via the coding sequence GTGATCAAGCTACTGCTGGCCGAGGACCAGGGGATGATGCGGGGCGCGCTGGCCCTGCTGCTCGGACTCGAGGTGGATTTCGAGATCGTCGCGCAGGTCGGCGACGGCGACGAGATCGTGCCCCGGGCGCTGGAGACCCGGCCCGACGTCGCGCTGCTGGACATCGAACTCCCCGGCCGCAGCGGGCTGGACGCCGCCGCCGACCTGCGCCAGGCGCTTCCGGACTGCCAGGTGCTGATCCTCACCACCTTCGGCCGCCCGGGCTATCTGCGCCGGGCGATGGAGGCCGGGGCGGCCGGATTCCTGGTCAAGGACGGGCCGGTGGAGGAGCTGGCGGTGGCGGTGCGCCGGGTGCTGGCGGGCGAGCGCGTCATCGATCCCGGGCTCGCCGCCGCCGCGCTGAGCGCCGGGCCCAATCCGCTCACCCGGCGCGAACGCGATGTGCTGACGGCGGCGGTGGACGGTGCGACGGTGGCCGACATCGCGGCCAAGGTGCATCTTTCCCCGGCCACCGTGCGCAACTACCTCTCCTCGGCCATCGGCAAGACCCAGACCCGCAACCGGATGGAGGCGGTCCGGGCGGCCCGGCAGAACGGCTGGCTGTAG